The Ignavibacteriota bacterium genome contains the following window.
GTTTGGTTTTTTCTGGCAGTAATTCTGAGAGATTTGTTGATATTAGCAGGAGGCTTATATCTTAAGAAAAAATACGAGGTGGTTCCTACATCGAATTTTGAGGGAAAAGTAACTTTTTTTCTTATTGTGATTACGATGCTTGGAGTGGTTCTTGAGTTTAACTATGCAATTTTTTACGGCTTCTATCTCTGCACAGCAGCCCTGATATATTCATTTGGAACATACATTCAGCGGATGATGGAGATAATTAAGGAAAACCGATTATCTAGAAATTAATTAATAAAAAAAATTATCTATATTTTGAGATTTACTAAACGAAAGGTTATTTCTTATTTGTAAAATAATTTTTGTTTTTTCAAAGAATATTTGTATTTTAGATAATTATTAATCACAAATTGTAAAAAGATTTGTTATGATCATACATTCAATATACCCTAAGCTGATGGTTGCAATTGTAGCTTTCCTTTTTATTATTCAATTCAGTTCTAATGCTTCCGAAAATGTACAAAGACATTACCAAGAAAATCCATTATTGTCAAATTGGGTCCCACATATAAGTCAAGATATTCATGGAAACATGTGGTTTTCAGGTGGATGGGGTGCTTGTTACTTTGATGGTTATAATTGGAATTATATTGACAGTACAAATTCAGGAATTCCAAATGATGTAGTCAGAGCATCTTGTAAAGACGGAAATGGTAATGTCTGGATAAGTTTAATGATGAATGGTCTTATAAAATTCAATAAAAATGGATATGAAAATTTAAAAGAAAAATTTCCTGATATTATTGGTAAGAACGTAGTTCGCTTGGAATATAATAATAATACTAATAGTGTCTATCTTATAAGTGAGAAGGGTTCTTATAAGTTTGATGGTGAAAACTGGATTGAACTTTACGAGTATGGTATATCACTAAACTATATTATTGACGAAGAAGGCATTGTATGGTGGAATGAACAAAATATCATTTGCCATTCTGACAATGGAAATGTTTTTTGTGACTTTAATAATTCTTACAAAGGAAAACAAAGTAGGTATTACAATTTTGCTATAGATAAAATTGGCAATAAATATCTTTCAACGGAACATGGTATAATGAAGTATGATGGTAAGGAATGGAAAAAGATAGAAGCAGATTTTATAGAGGACTACGAAAAGCATGAAATATTTGCCCCTCAAATAATCTGTGATAAAGAAAATAATCTTTGGGCTCTTAATTCTCGCGGAAAAGTTGTAAAGTTCTTAGATGGGAGATGGCACTTTAAGGGGCACGCTTATTATGGAAATGAAAGCAGGAAAGCTGAATACATTTTTTTTGATAAGAAAGGGCATCTATGGGTTGGTACAGGTATGCATGGAGTTTTTGAAATAATTGACAGTAGTATAGTTGCATCTGTTTATAATGAAAATCGAAAATTAAATTCAAATTTCGATATTTACCCCAACCCCGCTACAGATTTCATCACAATTTCTATCCCTGAAATCAACCATAGGGTTAACCCTATGGTTGATAAAGTGCAAATATTCGATATGCTTGGATTAGAGGTTTTATCTGTAGGGATAGGGCTTGACCTGTCCACACAGAAAATTGACGTATCTCATCTTCCCGCGGGAGTGTATATCATCCGTATTGGCAATATTGTGGAGAAATTTGTGAAGATGTGAGATAGTTAAATGTTGAATGTTCTTGAGTTGAAAGTTAAAAAGAGTTAGTTGTGCCACACTTGCGAAGTGTCGGACAACTAAGTTTATTTAATAAATGGAGTAACATATGTATAAAATGTTATTAATTACGATACTTCTGATGTTTCCAAGTATTTGTAATTCAACAGGATGGAAATATATAACCAGACCTTCGCAGAATAATAGTATAAACAAATTAATAAATAAATTGGAATGTTTCAGTCCTGATTACTGCATAGCATATATTGGCAATGGAAATACTTATGTGTCTTCCGATCAAGGATTGAAATGGGATTCTGTTTATAAATTTAATAAACTGCCGGACACATGGTTCATAGTTTCTAAGGACACGCAATACTATGTATATTACGAAGATTGTAATTGTGGTAAACCAATTTATAAAAAGAAAATTGAAATGGTTTATGATAATTTCAAGGATGTACGAACTGTTTTGGAAAGAGATACTGCTCATAGTGAGGTTATACTATTTTTACCGTATATGCTGAATAGTAAAAAAGGATTAATGTTATCTTATGAATTTAAAAATGATTTTTCGTTTGATTTTGACAATATCAACTATTATTTGTTAAAGACAGAAGATGGTTGGCATACAACAAGTAGGATTGACCCGCCAAAAAGTTTTACAAGGCCTGGCAGAGCTTATTATACATTTTCTAATGGAGATATATTGTTTTATCAAAGTGGACAATACAAATATATTAATAACTCCGACACAGTCACACGTGGAAGAATAGCTTCACGTTATAATTTTGAAAAAGACCAATGGACACTTTTATATGAATTTCCAAAAATTGTAAATGAAGACACTACATATTATGAGTTAGGACCAGGTTTAATACAAATGGTAAACGACAGTGTTGGATTTGGTTACAGGGCACGACAAGCCGCTGCAACGATTGATAGTTCTATGTACTTTTATGACGTATTTTACCGTACAAGAGATGGTGGAAAATCTTGGCAAAAAACTATGGATACACTCAGACTTTCAGCAAAGGATGATTTGCAGAGTTTCTCGTTTTATGACGAGAAAAACGGCTTGCTTGTGGGTCGTAACGGCAAGGTATTGATGACAAATGATGGCGGTGATACATGGTATTTAGAAGACCCAAAAGCATTTTCTAAATCTCATTTAATAGCAGTGATGGATGTGGACTGGGCAGGTCAATTTCCAATTATAGGTACCCGGCTTGATGGCGATATATATCGCTATGAGGGCAATTTTTTCAAATTTGACTTTAAAGCACCTGACTTATTTTACCCTAAATCAGAAAGTGTTGGAAATTCATATAATATACTTTTCCGGTGGGAGAAATTGCGTGATGCAACAAGCTATAAGTTTGAATTATCAAAAGATTCTGAATTCAGTAATATTTTAAGAGTTACTGATGGAAACCAGATGAATTCGAATTATAATGGATTAGAACCATTTACAGAATACTGGTGGCGAGTCAGTTCAACGAATGGTCAGGAATCAAAAACCTCAGCCCCTGCAAAATTCCGAACCCAGATGCCACTGCCCCAATTAACTTCTCCAATATGTGGTAAAAAAGAGGAGGAATTAAAACTGAACCTTACCTGGAATACAGTCAAGGGAGCAGAATATTACAGAATACGAGTAACAAAAGATGGCACACTCAGCACATTTGACTATGAATACGAAGGCATAACAACGACTGAAATTGAAATAGAAGAACTTGATGATCTTACACTCTATTATTGGCAGGTACAGCCCTACCGCACTGATGAAGTTGGCAGATGGTCGGATGTATGCTACTTCACAACCAAGCTCGGCACTTCAGTTATAGATGGAAATAATATAATTTTCAGGATAAAGCCCAATCCCGCAAGTGATTATATTACAATTTCTATCCCTGAAATCAACCATAGGGTTAACCCTATGGTTGATAAAGTGCAAATATTTGATATGCTTGGAATTGAGGTAGCGCAGACGCCCTCGTCTGTGAATAATATGAAAAATACTCAGACGGGAGCGTCTGAGCTACTAAGAATTGACGTATCGCATCTGCCCGCAGGCGTGTATATCATCCGTATTGGCAATATTGTAGAGAAATTTGTGAAGATGTGAAATAGTTAAATGTTGAATGTTCTTGAGTTGTAAGTTAAAAAGAGTTAGTTGTGCCACACTTGCGAAGTGTGGCACAGCTGCCTCTTCGCCGGGATAGAGCTTGAGCTACCCACATAACGCATACATAAATTAATTAAAAAAGCCCTTGAATAATAATAATTTCAAGGGCTTTTGAATTAAAAATCAGATTAGAATTATAACTTTGGACCTGCTGCAACAAGACTTAGTCCATGTTCGGTATCAGTAAAATTTTCGAAATTTTTGATGAACTTAGCTGCCAGTTTGCTTGCTTGAGCATCCCATTCTGTTGGATTTTCCCATAAATTTCTTGGGTTAAGTATTCTGCTTTCAACATCGTGAAGAGACTTAGGTATCATTAGTCCAAATATCGGCAATTCTTCAAATTCAGCATTTTCGATTGAGCCGTCAAGAATAGCATCAATTATGGCGCGTGTTGATGGAATATCAATTCTTCTTCCAACGCCTGCAGGACCACCAATCCAACCTGTATTTACAAGATAAGCTCTTGAATTACACATTTCCATTTTCCGTGTCAGCTCGCGTGCATAAATTGTCGGGTGAAGCATTAGAAATGCATTGCCAAAGCAAGATGAGAATGAAGGAGTTGGTTCTGTCACACCACGCTCAGTACCGGCGAGCTTAGCAGTATACCCACTTAAGAAGTGATATTCAGTTTGTTCTTTAGTCAATCTCGAAACAGGAGGCAAAACACCGAAAGCATCGGCAGTAAGGAATATTACTTTATCAGGATGACCGCCTTTAGAGACAGGTTTTACGATATTATCAATGTGATTTAATGGATATGAAACTCTTGTGTTTTCGGTTTTTGCAGAGCTTGAAAAATCAATCACGCCAGTTTCTTTATCGAAAACAACATTTTCGAGGAGAGCATCACGCTTAATAGCACCGTAAATATCCGGTTCTTTTTCAGGGTCAAGGTTGATACATTTAGCATAACAACCACCCTCAAAATTAAATACACCGTTATCATCCCAACCGTGCTCATCATCGCCGATTAACATTCTGTGAGGGTCAGTAGAAAGAGTAGTCTTCCCTGTACCTGATAATCCAAAGAATACAGCAGTATCGCCACTTTTGCCCATATTAGCTGAACAGTGCATTGATGCTATTCCTTTGAGAGGCAGGTAATAGTTCATAATTGAGAAAATACCTTTCTTCATTTCGCCACCATACCATGTACCACCGATTACAGCCATTCTTTCGTGCAAATTGAATGCTACGAAAACTTCACTGTTTAAACCTTGTTCATTCCAGTTAGGATTGACAGTTTTAGATGCATTCATAACTATAAAATCAGGTGTAAAGTTTTCAAGTTCTTCATCACTTGGACGGATAAACATATTTTTTACAAAATGCGCCTGCCATGCAACTTCCATGATGAATCTGACACTAAGTCTTGTTTCTGGGTTAGCACCTGCAAATCCGTCAACAACATATAGTTTTTTCCCGGATAGCTGATTTACGGATAGCTCTTTTAAGCTGCTCCATACTTCAGTTGAGATTGGTTTATTGTCAGAACTTTTCTTCCCTGGTTGGGGATTTGCCCACCAAACCGTATTTTCGGTTGTTTCATCTCTGACAATATATTTATCTTTAGGAGACCTTCCGGTAAATATTCCGGTATCAACTGCAACTGCACCAAGATTTGTTATATATCCTCTCTCGTATCCTTCGAGCGACTGATTTGTCTCGTGCTTGTAAATTTCATCATAAGACGGATTGTAATAGATTTCAGCAACATCGTTAATTCCGTACTTGCTCAAATCTAATTTTGCAATGTTTGAATTGCTCATATTTAAAATGCCCTCAATATTATTATATATAAATTTAATTTGAATTTTGCATTATATAGAATTACAAAAATAAGTAATTTAAACTTAATATTATCAATAATTTAAATTTTTTTATTTTTAGACCGATCTCTTATTTAAGGATTCTATCAGATGAATCAAATGTTCCGAATACTGATTTTTTTTCAAGAATGGGTAACTCTTTTTAGCAGTTCCGAAAAAGAAATCTATCTCATTCTCAGCAAGAGAATAAATGCCATTTCTCTTAAAAAGTTCATCCATATCTTTAACTCTATTTTCAGGTAAGCCATTATTTTCATAAAAATCATCAAGAAGTTTCTTATCCTCAGTTGACTCAGCCCGCTGTAGAGCAGTAATAATTAAGTAAGTCTTCTTACCTTCTATAATATCCTTACCGATTTTCTTTCCGAAATCTTGTTGGTCAGCTGTCATATCAAGTAAATCATCCTGAATTTGAAACGCTAAACCGGCATTTCTTGCAATATGCTTTAGAGCTTCAATTTCTTCTTTTGAACCAAGACCGATATGCCCTCCAATTACGGCTGATGTTTCAATGAGTCTTGCAGTTTTCTTGTCAATCATCTGCAAATAGTCCATCATGGTAACATCTTTTTTTTCATTGAACATCATATCAATTACTTGACCTTCACAAACTTCTATCAGTTCATTGGTAAATACTTCACGAATTTTATCCGCTCTTTCGTGCATTCTTGTATCCGGCAACAATTTAAACGCATACCCGACCATCACATCTCCAAGAAGTATAGCCGTAGCAGAATCCCATTTTTCATGAACAGTCCGGCGTCCTCGCCTGATGGGTGAATTATCCATAATATCATCATGAACAAGAGTAAAATTATGCAATACCTCAAGCGCAATTGCTGAATCCAAAGCTGATTTAGGGTCACCGCCAACAGAACCGGCAGCAAGAAGTGTAAGCACAGGTCTGAGTCGCTTTCCGCCTGCAGTCATTATATACTCGAATGGCTCATACAGCCTTGAAGGTTCGATTTTTGGAACGACTTCTCTAA
Protein-coding sequences here:
- a CDS encoding T9SS type A sorting domain-containing protein; translated protein: MYKMLLITILLMFPSICNSTGWKYITRPSQNNSINKLINKLECFSPDYCIAYIGNGNTYVSSDQGLKWDSVYKFNKLPDTWFIVSKDTQYYVYYEDCNCGKPIYKKKIEMVYDNFKDVRTVLERDTAHSEVILFLPYMLNSKKGLMLSYEFKNDFSFDFDNINYYLLKTEDGWHTTSRIDPPKSFTRPGRAYYTFSNGDILFYQSGQYKYINNSDTVTRGRIASRYNFEKDQWTLLYEFPKIVNEDTTYYELGPGLIQMVNDSVGFGYRARQAAATIDSSMYFYDVFYRTRDGGKSWQKTMDTLRLSAKDDLQSFSFYDEKNGLLVGRNGKVLMTNDGGDTWYLEDPKAFSKSHLIAVMDVDWAGQFPIIGTRLDGDIYRYEGNFFKFDFKAPDLFYPKSESVGNSYNILFRWEKLRDATSYKFELSKDSEFSNILRVTDGNQMNSNYNGLEPFTEYWWRVSSTNGQESKTSAPAKFRTQMPLPQLTSPICGKKEEELKLNLTWNTVKGAEYYRIRVTKDGTLSTFDYEYEGITTTEIEIEELDDLTLYYWQVQPYRTDEVGRWSDVCYFTTKLGTSVIDGNNIIFRIKPNPASDYITISIPEINHRVNPMVDKVQIFDMLGIEVAQTPSSVNNMKNTQTGASELLRIDVSHLPAGVYIIRIGNIVEKFVKM
- a CDS encoding CDP-alcohol phosphatidyltransferase family protein, with the protein product MNLSNSISLLRIILTFPVAYFIYAGEINIAIIIGVIAGLTDFLDGFFARKLNQITDLGKILDPVADKVFVGVIALVMILTEAMPVWFFLAVILRDLLILAGGLYLKKKYEVVPTSNFEGKVTFFLIVITMLGVVLEFNYAIFYGFYLCTAALIYSFGTYIQRMMEIIKENRLSRN
- the pckA gene encoding phosphoenolpyruvate carboxykinase (ATP) produces the protein MSNSNIAKLDLSKYGINDVAEIYYNPSYDEIYKHETNQSLEGYERGYITNLGAVAVDTGIFTGRSPKDKYIVRDETTENTVWWANPQPGKKSSDNKPISTEVWSSLKELSVNQLSGKKLYVVDGFAGANPETRLSVRFIMEVAWQAHFVKNMFIRPSDEELENFTPDFIVMNASKTVNPNWNEQGLNSEVFVAFNLHERMAVIGGTWYGGEMKKGIFSIMNYYLPLKGIASMHCSANMGKSGDTAVFFGLSGTGKTTLSTDPHRMLIGDDEHGWDDNGVFNFEGGCYAKCINLDPEKEPDIYGAIKRDALLENVVFDKETGVIDFSSSAKTENTRVSYPLNHIDNIVKPVSKGGHPDKVIFLTADAFGVLPPVSRLTKEQTEYHFLSGYTAKLAGTERGVTEPTPSFSSCFGNAFLMLHPTIYARELTRKMEMCNSRAYLVNTGWIGGPAGVGRRIDIPSTRAIIDAILDGSIENAEFEELPIFGLMIPKSLHDVESRILNPRNLWENPTEWDAQASKLAAKFIKNFENFTDTEHGLSLVAAGPKL
- a CDS encoding T9SS type A sorting domain-containing protein; translation: MIIHSIYPKLMVAIVAFLFIIQFSSNASENVQRHYQENPLLSNWVPHISQDIHGNMWFSGGWGACYFDGYNWNYIDSTNSGIPNDVVRASCKDGNGNVWISLMMNGLIKFNKNGYENLKEKFPDIIGKNVVRLEYNNNTNSVYLISEKGSYKFDGENWIELYEYGISLNYIIDEEGIVWWNEQNIICHSDNGNVFCDFNNSYKGKQSRYYNFAIDKIGNKYLSTEHGIMKYDGKEWKKIEADFIEDYEKHEIFAPQIICDKENNLWALNSRGKVVKFLDGRWHFKGHAYYGNESRKAEYIFFDKKGHLWVGTGMHGVFEIIDSSIVASVYNENRKLNSNFDIYPNPATDFITISIPEINHRVNPMVDKVQIFDMLGLEVLSVGIGLDLSTQKIDVSHLPAGVYIIRIGNIVEKFVKM
- a CDS encoding polyprenyl synthetase family protein, which encodes MNFLETYSELLKLVENRIREVVPKIEPSRLYEPFEYIMTAGGKRLRPVLTLLAAGSVGGDPKSALDSAIALEVLHNFTLVHDDIMDNSPIRRGRRTVHEKWDSATAILLGDVMVGYAFKLLPDTRMHERADKIREVFTNELIEVCEGQVIDMMFNEKKDVTMMDYLQMIDKKTARLIETSAVIGGHIGLGSKEEIEALKHIARNAGLAFQIQDDLLDMTADQQDFGKKIGKDIIEGKKTYLIITALQRAESTEDKKLLDDFYENNGLPENRVKDMDELFKRNGIYSLAENEIDFFFGTAKKSYPFLKKNQYSEHLIHLIESLNKRSV